A portion of the Oscillospiraceae bacterium genome contains these proteins:
- a CDS encoding nitroreductase family protein, whose translation MNYSAMIQNRRSVHAFREKEVPSEAIGQLRSYYEKTCPRLVPEIATELIVLDKDAQPALESSAGYNQFLIGAPHYLLLMSAPHSYAAINAGYMMEDLVLKLTELDIDTCWMTFTDSDKIKKALSLATPLEVAAIVAFGYGEKTAKKLRLNILSMSQIDVRAEQQYYAPKKGVHDLVHMGSWSNKSGLDEMMDFYDDMLWQSFYAASLSPSYLNRQPYGFLVQDHSIYLVQQEDAYTDNLDAALDLGIVMLHFSAVASQWAGQVRWELSPAAPDGLPEGLRSAAVYHM comes from the coding sequence ATGAATTACAGCGCTATGATTCAAAATCGCAGATCCGTTCACGCATTCCGCGAAAAGGAAGTTCCGAGCGAGGCTATCGGCCAGCTCCGATCCTACTATGAAAAGACCTGTCCCCGTCTTGTCCCGGAGATTGCAACGGAGTTGATCGTCTTGGACAAGGATGCACAGCCGGCGCTGGAGAGCTCAGCGGGCTATAATCAATTTCTCATCGGAGCACCGCACTACCTGCTCCTTATGTCTGCCCCGCATTCCTATGCGGCCATCAACGCCGGCTACATGATGGAAGATCTCGTCCTCAAGCTGACTGAGTTGGACATTGACACCTGCTGGATGACCTTCACCGACAGCGACAAAATCAAAAAGGCACTGTCTCTCGCCACCCCGTTAGAGGTGGCGGCAATCGTTGCCTTTGGCTACGGGGAAAAGACCGCAAAAAAGCTGCGGCTGAATATCCTAAGTATGTCTCAGATCGATGTGCGGGCCGAGCAGCAGTACTACGCGCCCAAAAAGGGCGTGCACGATTTGGTTCACATGGGGAGCTGGAGCAACAAGTCTGGGCTTGACGAGATGATGGACTTCTACGACGATATGCTCTGGCAGTCCTTCTACGCCGCTTCGCTCTCCCCCAGCTATCTCAACCGTCAGCCCTATGGCTTCCTTGTGCAGGATCACAGCATCTATTTGGTGCAGCAGGAGGATGCCTACACCGATAATTTGGATGCCGCATTGGATCTCGGTATTGTCATGCTCCACTTCTCCGCCGTCGCCTCCCAGTGGGCGGGGCAGGTACGCTGGGAACTTTCACCTGCTGCGCCCGACGGCCTGCCGGAAGGACTTCGCTCCGCTGCGGTGTACCACATGTAA
- a CDS encoding ribonucleotide-diphosphate reductase subunit beta — protein sequence MTELKKKPLFNPEGDPDVRLRRMIGGNTTNLNDFNNMKYAWVSDWYRQAMNNFWIPEEINLSQDVKDYPRLLSAERSAYDKILSFLVFLDSIQTANLPNIGAYITANEVNLCLSIQAFQECVHSQSYSYMLDTICSPVERNDILYQWKTDEHLLRRNTFIGDCYNEFQERKDAPTLLRVMMANYILEGIYFYSGFMFFYNLSRNGKMPGSAQEIRYINRDENTHLWLFRNIITELQKEQPELFTAESVQALREMMREGVEQEIAWGHYVIGDDIPGLNRQMISDYIRYLGNLRWTSLGYPALYPGFEIEPESMEWVSQYADANMVKTDFFEARSTAYAKSTALIDDL from the coding sequence ATGACGGAACTGAAGAAAAAGCCCCTCTTTAACCCGGAGGGCGACCCTGATGTGCGCCTGCGGCGCATGATCGGCGGCAATACCACCAACCTCAATGACTTCAACAATATGAAGTACGCTTGGGTCAGCGACTGGTACCGGCAGGCCATGAACAACTTTTGGATCCCTGAGGAGATCAATCTCTCGCAGGATGTGAAGGACTATCCCCGCCTGCTGTCAGCCGAGCGCAGCGCCTACGATAAAATTCTGAGTTTTCTTGTCTTTTTGGATTCCATTCAGACAGCGAACCTGCCTAATATCGGCGCCTACATTACCGCCAACGAGGTCAATCTCTGCCTGTCCATTCAGGCGTTTCAGGAGTGTGTCCACTCACAGAGCTACAGCTATATGCTCGACACCATCTGTTCCCCCGTGGAGCGCAATGACATCCTCTACCAATGGAAAACGGACGAGCATCTGCTGCGCCGCAACACCTTCATTGGGGACTGCTACAACGAGTTTCAGGAGCGGAAGGACGCTCCCACGCTGCTGCGCGTGATGATGGCAAACTATATTTTGGAGGGCATCTATTTTTACAGCGGCTTTATGTTCTTCTACAATCTCTCCCGAAACGGGAAGATGCCCGGCTCGGCGCAGGAGATTCGCTACATAAACCGCGATGAGAACACGCACTTGTGGCTGTTCCGCAATATCATCACGGAGCTGCAAAAGGAGCAGCCGGAGTTGTTCACCGCCGAGAGCGTACAAGCGCTGCGCGAGATGATGCGTGAGGGCGTGGAGCAGGAGATCGCATGGGGGCATTATGTGATCGGCGACGACATCCCAGGGCTGAACCGGCAGATGATCAGCGATTACATCCGCTATCTCGGCAACCTCCGCTGGACGAGCCTTGGCTATCCCGCATTGTATCCAGGCTTTGAGATCGAACCGGAGAGCATGGAATGGGTCAGCCAGTACGCCGACGCCAACATGGTCAAGACCGATTTCTTTGAGGCACGCAGTACCGCCTACGCCAAGAGCACCGCACTAATAGACGATTTATAA
- a CDS encoding ribonucleoside-diphosphate reductase subunit alpha, translating into MEIRKRNGESVPFQQEKIFNAMKKAFDGQGKEIGSREMDEILATVLNNLSVTVPLTVERVQDEVERTLMERGHYEVAKAYILYREKRSALRRVRHTIARTVGDDSLDEVLRRIQMDFTEEVYSLAALQMKFESFCRLGMTEDERAEALTKAAVELTTAEAPKWEFIAARLLNHSFRCRNAQEWEGRGISDLYGKLRYLTDKGLYGDYILAHYTHEEIAMAEDFLCPERDELFTYSGLDLLLKRYVIQSRSRVPLETPQEMFLGIALHLAMNEGSDRMGWVKRFYDMISRMEVTMATPTMSNARKPYHQLSSCFVDTVPDSLDGIYRSLDNFAKVSKFGGGMGMYFGKVRAAGSTIRGFQGAAGGVIRWIRLVNDTAVAVDQLGMRQGAVAVYLDAWHRDLPEFLQLRTNNGDDRMKAHDVFPAVCYPDLFWRLAEENIDAPWHLMCPHEILTVKGYALEDYWGTEWEKRYLDCVNDPRIEKRSVTVKDIVRLVLRSAVETGTPFAFNRDSVNHMNPNGHTGMIYCSNLCTEIAQNMAPIEHISTEVHTENGDTIVVTATRPGEFVVCNLASLSLGNLPVEDEAYMERTVETAIRALDNVIDLNFYPLEYARLTNQKYRSIGLGVSGYHHMLAKRGIHWESDEHLAFTDAVFELINYAAVKADTALAREKGRYALFEGSDWQTGAYFEKRGYTSEKWRALAKTVAVQGMRNAYLLAVAPTSSTSILSGTSAGIDPIMKKFFLEEKKGSMLPRVAPELSMDTWWYYKAAHLIDQSWSVRAAGLRQRHIDQAQSMNLYITNDYSMRQVLRLYLEAWRAGVKTIYYVRSKALEVETCESCSS; encoded by the coding sequence ATGGAGATCAGAAAACGAAACGGGGAGTCTGTTCCCTTTCAACAGGAGAAAATTTTCAACGCCATGAAAAAGGCGTTTGACGGACAGGGCAAGGAGATCGGGAGCAGAGAGATGGATGAGATCCTCGCCACCGTTCTCAACAATCTCTCCGTCACAGTGCCGCTCACCGTAGAACGTGTGCAGGACGAGGTGGAGCGAACGCTCATGGAGCGCGGACACTATGAGGTGGCCAAGGCGTACATCCTCTACCGCGAAAAGCGGTCTGCGCTGCGCCGTGTCCGGCATACCATCGCGCGGACGGTGGGGGATGACTCGCTTGACGAGGTGCTGCGCCGCATCCAGATGGATTTTACCGAGGAAGTCTACTCCCTCGCGGCGCTTCAAATGAAGTTTGAGAGTTTCTGTCGCCTGGGCATGACGGAGGATGAGCGGGCTGAGGCACTGACCAAGGCGGCGGTAGAGCTGACTACGGCAGAGGCACCCAAGTGGGAGTTCATCGCGGCGCGGCTTCTGAACCACTCCTTTCGCTGTCGCAACGCACAGGAATGGGAGGGGCGCGGCATCAGCGACCTCTATGGCAAGCTTCGCTATCTGACGGATAAGGGACTCTACGGTGACTATATCCTCGCCCACTATACCCACGAGGAGATTGCCATGGCGGAGGACTTTCTCTGCCCGGAACGGGACGAGCTGTTCACCTACTCCGGCCTTGACCTGCTGCTCAAACGCTATGTGATCCAGTCACGCAGCCGCGTGCCGCTGGAAACACCGCAGGAGATGTTTTTGGGTATCGCGCTGCATCTTGCTATGAACGAAGGCTCTGACCGCATGGGGTGGGTAAAACGCTTTTACGATATGATCAGCCGTATGGAGGTCACGATGGCGACACCTACCATGTCCAACGCACGAAAGCCCTACCATCAGCTTTCAAGCTGCTTTGTGGACACTGTGCCGGACAGTCTGGACGGCATCTACCGCTCGCTGGACAACTTCGCAAAGGTCTCTAAATTCGGCGGTGGAATGGGGATGTACTTCGGTAAGGTGCGCGCTGCAGGCAGCACCATCCGCGGCTTTCAAGGGGCGGCGGGCGGTGTTATCCGCTGGATTCGGCTGGTCAATGACACCGCCGTGGCGGTGGATCAGTTGGGGATGCGGCAGGGCGCTGTGGCGGTTTACTTAGACGCATGGCACCGGGATCTGCCGGAATTCCTTCAACTGCGCACCAACAACGGCGACGACCGCATGAAGGCACATGATGTGTTTCCCGCCGTATGCTATCCGGATCTCTTCTGGCGACTGGCGGAGGAGAATATAGACGCGCCGTGGCATCTCATGTGTCCGCATGAAATCCTCACGGTCAAGGGCTACGCACTGGAGGATTACTGGGGTACAGAATGGGAGAAGCGGTATCTGGACTGCGTCAATGACCCGCGCATCGAAAAGCGCAGCGTCACCGTCAAGGACATCGTGCGGCTGGTGCTTCGCTCGGCAGTGGAGACCGGCACGCCCTTCGCTTTCAATCGAGACAGTGTAAATCATATGAACCCAAACGGCCACACGGGAATGATCTATTGCTCCAATCTCTGTACGGAGATCGCGCAGAACATGGCACCCATCGAGCACATCAGCACTGAGGTGCACACGGAGAACGGCGACACAATTGTGGTGACGGCCACACGCCCAGGCGAGTTTGTGGTCTGCAACCTGGCGAGTCTGTCTCTCGGTAATCTGCCGGTGGAGGACGAGGCCTATATGGAACGCACGGTGGAAACGGCCATCCGCGCACTGGATAATGTGATCGACCTCAACTTCTACCCGTTGGAATACGCGCGGCTTACCAATCAGAAGTACCGCAGCATCGGCCTGGGCGTCAGCGGCTACCACCACATGCTGGCAAAGCGCGGCATCCACTGGGAGAGCGATGAGCACCTTGCCTTCACCGATGCAGTGTTCGAGCTCATCAACTACGCCGCCGTCAAGGCGGACACAGCACTGGCACGGGAAAAGGGTCGTTACGCGCTCTTTGAGGGCAGCGACTGGCAGACGGGCGCGTATTTTGAAAAGCGGGGTTATACCTCCGAAAAGTGGCGGGCGCTTGCGAAAACGGTGGCGGTGCAGGGAATGCGCAACGCCTATCTGCTGGCGGTCGCACCGACCTCCAGCACATCTATCCTCTCCGGCACGTCGGCGGGCATAGATCCAATTATGAAGAAATTCTTTTTAGAGGAAAAAAAGGGCAGCATGCTGCCCCGCGTTGCTCCGGAGCTTTCTATGGACACATGGTGGTACTATAAGGCAGCGCATCTGATCGACCAAAGCTGGTCGGTACGCGCCGCGGGCCTTCGCCAGAGACATATTGACCAGGCGCAGAGCATGAATCTCTATATCACCAACGACTATTCCATGCGTCAGGTGCTCAGACTGTATTTGGAGGCGTGGAGGGCCGGCGTCAAGACCATTTACTATGTCCGCAGCAAGGCCCTTGAGGTCGAGACCTGCGAAAGCTGCTCGTCATAA
- a CDS encoding FprA family A-type flavoprotein, with protein MYCVRKVTNDLYWVGANDHRLALFENCFPIPRGVSYNAYCLLDEKTVLFDTVDWSACRQLLENLAYVLDGRELDYLLVNHLEPDHAACIEEILLRHPKVKLISNEKAFMLMRQFGFHVDGHECIEVKEGDTFSFGKHTVTFVGAPMVHWPEAMVTLDVTEGVLFSADAFGTFGALDGKLFADEVDFERDWLDDARRYLTNIVGKYGPHIQLLLKKAGGVLDQIKYICPLHGPVWRKDLGWFIEKYDTWSRYAPETQGVLIVYASMYGNTENAAQALATSLCDKGMSKVAMYDVSSTHVSQLISEAFKYSHIVLASVTYNLGIYPAMHDFLMDMKALNLQNRTFAIIENGSWAVKSGDLMQKFVNNELKNMTVLNERLSLASSMGTDKRTELEALADAILKSMK; from the coding sequence ATGTATTGCGTGCGTAAAGTAACGAACGACCTCTACTGGGTGGGCGCCAACGACCATCGCCTGGCCCTGTTTGAAAACTGCTTTCCCATTCCCCGGGGCGTAAGCTACAACGCCTACTGCCTGCTGGATGAAAAGACGGTGCTCTTTGACACGGTGGACTGGTCTGCCTGCCGCCAGCTTTTGGAAAATCTGGCGTATGTGCTGGATGGCCGCGAGCTGGACTACCTGCTGGTCAACCATCTGGAGCCGGATCACGCCGCCTGCATCGAGGAGATCCTGCTGCGCCATCCCAAGGTGAAACTGATCTCCAACGAGAAGGCATTCATGCTCATGCGGCAGTTCGGCTTCCATGTGGACGGACATGAGTGCATCGAGGTGAAGGAGGGCGACACCTTCTCCTTCGGCAAGCACACCGTCACCTTTGTGGGCGCGCCTATGGTTCACTGGCCGGAGGCCATGGTGACCCTCGACGTCACCGAAGGCGTCCTCTTTTCCGCCGACGCCTTCGGCACCTTCGGCGCGCTGGACGGCAAGCTGTTCGCCGACGAGGTGGACTTCGAGCGGGACTGGCTGGACGACGCCCGCCGCTACCTCACCAACATCGTGGGCAAGTACGGCCCCCACATCCAGCTCCTGCTGAAAAAGGCCGGCGGCGTTTTGGATCAGATCAAGTACATCTGCCCGCTCCACGGCCCCGTGTGGCGCAAGGATCTGGGCTGGTTCATCGAAAAGTACGACACATGGAGCCGCTATGCCCCTGAAACCCAGGGCGTGCTCATCGTCTACGCCTCTATGTATGGCAACACGGAGAACGCGGCGCAGGCTCTGGCGACGTCGCTCTGCGATAAGGGCATGAGCAAGGTGGCGATGTACGATGTGTCCTCTACTCATGTCTCCCAGCTGATCTCCGAGGCGTTTAAGTACAGTCACATTGTCCTGGCCTCTGTGACCTACAACCTCGGCATCTACCCTGCCATGCATGACTTCCTCATGGATATGAAGGCACTGAATCTGCAAAACCGCACCTTTGCCATCATTGAAAACGGCTCGTGGGCGGTGAAGTCCGGTGACCTCATGCAGAAATTCGTCAACAATGAGCTTAAGAACATGACGGTGCTCAACGAGCGGCTCAGCCTCGCCTCGTCCATGGGCACGGACAAGCGCACTGAGCTGGAAGCACTGGCGGACGCCATTCTGAAATCTATGAAGTAA
- a CDS encoding acyl-CoA dehydrogenase family protein, producing the protein MLFQTTSAHEELRAKIRSFAEEEIKPLAFLMDQNNEFPEEAVKKLGKLGWMGIPYPKEYGGAGLDALSYAIAVEELARVDGGTGVILSAHVSLGSWPIFAYGTEEQKKKYLVPLAKGEKIGAFGLTETNAGSDAGGTETTALDKGDYYLLNGGKIFITNAPKADTYVVFAVTTPDIGTRGISAFIVEKGWKGFEFGDHYDKMGIRSSSTAELIFNDVKVPKENLLGKEGEGFKIAMSTLDGGRIGIAAQALGIAQGAFEHALSYSKERVQFGKPIAAQQSIAFKLADMATKLRCARFLIYSAAELKEQHAPYGMESAMAKMYASDIALEVTNDALQIHGGSGYLKGMEVERAYRDAKITTLYEGTNEIQRVVIASHLLGRLGKSSGGESRSAAKKPAPITGIRKKTIFREGDAAQQVADLVAALKKDGHDFSVGIPMDTPIPQAERVVSAGKGIGEKKNMKLVESLAKAAGAAIGSSRPVAETLKYLPLNRYVGMSGQKFTGNLYIACGISGASQHLKGIKDASTIVAINKNGNAPIFKNCDYGIVGDVEEILPLLTAALDSGEKLPAPPMVKMKRPTPPKPAPIGDRYVCSGCGYEYVPELGDEDGEIAPGTLFEQLPAEWVCPECAETKDQFVKA; encoded by the coding sequence ATGCTGTTTCAAACCACGTCGGCGCACGAAGAGCTGCGCGCGAAGATCCGGAGTTTTGCGGAGGAGGAGATCAAGCCCCTCGCATTTTTAATGGATCAGAACAATGAGTTTCCCGAGGAGGCTGTCAAGAAGCTGGGTAAGCTGGGCTGGATGGGCATTCCCTACCCCAAGGAGTACGGCGGTGCCGGTCTTGATGCTCTGAGCTACGCCATCGCGGTGGAGGAGCTGGCCCGTGTGGACGGCGGCACGGGCGTAATCCTCTCCGCCCACGTCTCCCTCGGCTCATGGCCCATTTTCGCCTATGGCACCGAGGAGCAGAAGAAGAAATATCTGGTTCCGCTGGCCAAGGGCGAGAAGATCGGCGCCTTCGGCCTTACGGAGACCAACGCCGGATCCGACGCCGGCGGCACGGAGACCACGGCGCTGGATAAGGGGGACTACTACCTCCTCAACGGCGGCAAGATCTTCATTACCAACGCCCCTAAGGCGGACACCTATGTGGTTTTCGCCGTCACCACGCCGGACATCGGCACCCGGGGCATCTCCGCTTTCATCGTGGAGAAGGGCTGGAAGGGCTTTGAGTTCGGCGACCACTATGACAAGATGGGTATTCGCTCCTCCTCCACGGCGGAGCTGATCTTCAACGACGTGAAGGTTCCCAAGGAAAACCTATTGGGCAAGGAGGGCGAGGGCTTCAAGATTGCCATGTCCACGCTGGACGGCGGACGCATCGGCATCGCCGCGCAGGCGCTGGGCATCGCCCAGGGCGCGTTTGAGCACGCGTTGAGCTATTCCAAGGAGCGCGTCCAGTTCGGCAAGCCCATCGCGGCCCAGCAGAGCATCGCCTTCAAGCTGGCGGATATGGCAACCAAGCTGCGCTGCGCCCGGTTCCTCATCTACTCCGCGGCGGAGCTGAAGGAGCAGCACGCGCCTTACGGCATGGAGTCCGCCATGGCGAAGATGTACGCCTCGGACATCGCGCTGGAGGTCACCAACGATGCCTTGCAGATCCACGGCGGCAGCGGCTACCTCAAGGGCATGGAGGTGGAACGGGCCTACCGCGACGCCAAGATCACCACCCTCTACGAGGGCACTAACGAGATCCAGCGGGTGGTCATCGCCTCTCATCTGTTGGGCAGGCTGGGCAAGAGCTCCGGCGGCGAGAGCCGTTCGGCGGCCAAGAAACCCGCGCCCATCACCGGCATTCGCAAAAAGACCATCTTCCGGGAGGGGGATGCTGCCCAGCAGGTGGCCGACCTTGTGGCGGCGCTGAAGAAGGATGGTCACGACTTCTCCGTCGGCATCCCTATGGATACGCCCATCCCGCAGGCGGAGCGGGTGGTCTCCGCGGGCAAGGGCATCGGGGAGAAAAAGAACATGAAACTGGTAGAGTCGCTGGCCAAGGCCGCCGGCGCGGCCATCGGTTCTTCCCGCCCTGTGGCAGAGACTCTCAAATATCTGCCGCTGAACCGCTATGTGGGTATGTCTGGTCAGAAGTTCACCGGCAATCTGTACATCGCCTGCGGCATCTCTGGCGCATCCCAGCACCTTAAGGGCATCAAGGACGCCTCCACCATCGTGGCCATCAATAAGAACGGTAACGCGCCTATCTTCAAGAACTGCGACTACGGCATCGTGGGCGATGTGGAGGAGATCCTGCCCCTGCTCACTGCCGCGCTGGATAGCGGCGAAAAGCTGCCCGCGCCGCCCATGGTAAAGATGAAGCGGCCCACGCCGCCGAAGCCCGCCCCCATCGGCGACCGCTACGTCTGCAGCGGCTGCGGCTACGAGTATGTGCCGGAGTTGGGCGACGAGGACGGCGAGATCGCGCCCGGTACGCTCTTTGAGCAGCTTCCCGCCGAGTGGGTGTGTCCCGAGTGCGCGGAGACGAAGGATCAATTTGTAAAGGCTTGA
- a CDS encoding Rrf2 family transcriptional regulator: MIITKETDYALRILRVLLDGEKHSVAEMSETELIPNQFAYQILRKLSAGNLVRVSRGALGGCALSCDLDATSLYDLMGVVGERGILCACMEPGYECRWQDKYGRCAIHCQLAALQQKQDEAFRAVSLRRLLTGGSDPQDTSKL, translated from the coding sequence ATGATCATCACCAAAGAGACGGACTACGCGCTGCGCATTTTGCGGGTGCTACTGGACGGGGAGAAGCATTCGGTGGCCGAGATGTCGGAAACGGAATTGATCCCCAATCAGTTTGCCTACCAGATTCTGCGCAAGCTCTCCGCCGGCAATTTGGTGCGGGTGAGCCGCGGCGCTCTCGGCGGCTGCGCGCTGTCCTGCGATCTGGACGCGACCTCCCTCTACGATCTCATGGGGGTCGTGGGGGAGCGGGGCATCCTATGCGCCTGCATGGAGCCGGGATATGAATGCCGCTGGCAGGACAAGTATGGGCGGTGCGCCATCCACTGTCAGCTGGCGGCCTTGCAGCAAAAGCAGGACGAGGCGTTCCGTGCCGTGAGCCTGCGCAGGCTGCTGACCGGCGGATCCGATCCCCAAGATACAAGCAAGCTGTAA
- a CDS encoding desulfoferrodoxin family protein, producing the protein MEQKFYICKHCGNIIAKVKDAGVPVVCCGEPMSEIVPGTTDAAVEKHVPVWTVENGIVHVKVGSVEHPMLPEHYIEWVSLQTKQGNQRKELHPGEKPEVCFALCEGDEVEAVYAYCNLHSLWKA; encoded by the coding sequence ATGGAGCAGAAGTTTTACATTTGCAAGCATTGCGGTAACATCATTGCCAAAGTTAAGGACGCAGGCGTCCCTGTCGTCTGCTGCGGCGAGCCGATGAGCGAGATCGTTCCCGGCACCACCGACGCCGCCGTGGAGAAGCACGTCCCTGTCTGGACAGTGGAAAACGGCATCGTCCATGTCAAGGTCGGCTCCGTGGAGCACCCCATGCTGCCGGAGCACTACATCGAATGGGTATCTCTCCAGACCAAGCAGGGCAATCAGCGTAAGGAACTGCATCCCGGCGAAAAGCCGGAGGTCTGCTTCGCTCTCTGCGAGGGCGATGAGGTCGAGGCGGTCTACGCCTACTGCAACCTCCACAGTCTGTGGAAAGCGTAA
- a CDS encoding cyclic nucleotide-binding domain-containing protein, with protein MLFILSGEIRTYLLSDEGREVTLFRLYPGELCVLSASCVISQITFDTQRKATSRSRHCSSKPLIMRRNTPSCGSKS; from the coding sequence ATGCTGTTTATTCTTTCCGGCGAGATCCGCACCTATCTTCTCTCTGATGAGGGGCGTGAGGTAACGCTGTTCCGCCTGTATCCGGGCGAACTATGCGTGCTTTCCGCCTCCTGCGTGATCAGTCAGATCACCTTTGATACGCAAAGGAAGGCTACGAGCAGATCGCGGCACTGTTCCTCAAAACCGCTGATAATGAGAAGGAACACGCCAAGCTGTGGTTCAAAGAGCTGA
- a CDS encoding DUF134 domain-containing protein, with protein sequence MPRPPRCRQICGVPQVDTFCPNGCENTEPILLTLDEYEVIRLVDLEQQTHEQCAAQMDISRSTVQEIYESARSKIAAYLVHGKPLHITGGNYRICGGQEAAHCGRCCRMQRANMEKSGKTCKGDSIMKIAVAYENGQIFQHFGHTEQFKLYEAVDGKITHAKVVDTNGSGHGALAGFLMQHGVDTLVCGGIGGGAQAALAEAGIKLYGGVSGDADAAVSALLNGNLGYNPNVHCDHHDHEHGEAGHSCGDHGCGKHSCH encoded by the coding sequence ATGCCAAGACCGCCACGGTGCCGTCAAATTTGTGGCGTACCACAGGTCGATACATTCTGTCCCAACGGGTGCGAGAATACCGAGCCGATCCTGCTGACGCTGGACGAATACGAGGTCATTCGGCTGGTTGACTTGGAGCAGCAAACCCACGAGCAGTGTGCCGCTCAAATGGACATTTCCCGCTCTACCGTGCAGGAGATTTACGAAAGCGCACGGAGCAAGATCGCAGCGTATCTTGTTCACGGGAAACCGCTGCACATCACCGGGGGAAACTACCGCATCTGCGGAGGACAGGAGGCAGCTCACTGCGGCCGTTGCTGCCGGATGCAGAGAGCCAACATGGAAAAATCAGGCAAAACTTGCAAAGGAGATTCCATTATGAAAATTGCAGTTGCCTATGAAAACGGTCAAATCTTTCAGCACTTCGGTCACACCGAGCAGTTCAAGCTTTATGAAGCTGTGGACGGCAAAATCACTCATGCGAAAGTCGTTGACACCAACGGCAGTGGTCACGGCGCACTGGCAGGCTTCCTAATGCAGCACGGTGTGGACACTTTGGTTTGCGGAGGCATCGGCGGCGGTGCGCAGGCAGCACTGGCCGAAGCAGGCATCAAGCTCTACGGCGGTGTCAGCGGGGACGCTGATGCGGCGGTGAGCGCATTGCTCAACGGAAATCTGGGCTACAATCCCAATGTTCACTGTGACCACCATGACCATGAGCACGGCGAGGCTGGTCACTCCTGCGGTGACCACGGCTGCGGCAAGCATAGCTGCCATTGA
- a CDS encoding DUF6219 family protein, whose product MKSHKYWSLGALFCMLGCIYSGIKKSMTAHKYFAYSSLFCMGMSIYSGHKLVSPKKKKITKSNNSENS is encoded by the coding sequence ATGAAATCACATAAATACTGGTCCTTAGGCGCACTTTTCTGTATGTTGGGATGCATTTATTCTGGAATCAAAAAATCTATGACTGCTCATAAATACTTTGCCTATTCTTCATTGTTTTGTATGGGCATGTCCATTTATTCCGGTCACAAACTGGTTTCTCCAAAGAAGAAAAAAATCACTAAATCAAATAATAGTGAGAATAGTTAA
- a CDS encoding helix-turn-helix domain-containing protein: MDTIKRVQDLMQARDMNLCVLAKKCGISYSTIQTTARRGGQLSVETIERIYLGLGITLKDFFDSSYL, translated from the coding sequence GTGGATACGATCAAACGTGTTCAGGATTTGATGCAAGCGCGTGATATGAATCTGTGTGTGTTGGCAAAGAAATGCGGAATATCGTATTCCACGATTCAAACCACTGCTCGTCGGGGAGGCCAGTTGAGCGTAGAGACGATTGAAAGAATCTATCTGGGTTTGGGAATCACACTAAAAGACTTCTTCGATTCCTCATATTTGTAG